A window from Flavobacterium gyeonganense encodes these proteins:
- a CDS encoding tetratricopeptide repeat protein has protein sequence MRKISWFFLIPFVLFPAMVSAQKSAIYTYELKDFDKALALYNDKQYASAQHIFESVKNQAVTEEVKSDCAYYIANCAIRTNQANADGLMEKFVEDYPTSTKQNQAYIEVAHYFFEQGDYPKALQWFDRVDESYMSKSDLDKFNFQKGYSYFNAKKKKEATTYFNKVVNSPEFGSQAKYYLGFMAYEGDDYKEATKYFDEVSGEEKYKEKLSYFQADMNFKLGNFQKAIELGQAAMAKSNALEKSELNKIIGESYFNLKQYGKAIPYLEQYAGRKGKWNNTDFYQLGYAYYEQKDYEKAISQFNKIIEGKDFVAQNAYYHLGLAYLNTGKKQEALNAFKNASEMDFNTLIQEDAALNYAKLSYEIGNQYQTVPGILLDFLKKYPNNSNRAEVEKLLVDSYISTKNYKEALVLLEKNRTPENKLAYQKVLFYRGLELYNESNYAEALKMFNGAVKEQKNPEFTARATFWKAESEYVTDDFRNALLSYKQFAGLAAAKTTDEYKNINYNIGYTYFKLKEYDQAGNSFQAQIDNAPGDKVRLNDSYLRLGDCRFVTSKYAQAMEAYGKAINAKGVDADYAQFQRAISYGFMSRNDKKIDELNNFLQMYKKSEYRDDVLFELANTYVADKKNDQAIKTYDQLISEYKNGSFTSKSILRQGLIYYNSDRDEQALTKFKKVAAEFPKTPEALEAVSTARLIYVDSGKVDEYATWVRTLDFVSVTDAELDNDTYDAAFKQYSQSNNKQAITGFTGYVSKFPSGLHSLEANFYLAQLLYSEGSETKSVANYQYVAGQPRNEFTEQSLNKLAQIFLKAKDCDKAIPVLVRLSEESDTSQNQNFAQANLMKCYYDKKDYNNSVVYADKVLQNAKADANVKADAQIIVARAAMQSGDEDRAKAAYAKLSTTSKGELAAEALYYDAYFKTKEGKFDASNVSVQKLAKNYSAYKYYGAKSLVLMAKNFYGLKDSYQATYILDNVINNFTDYPDVVEEAKTELNAIKLEESKTNSSINK, from the coding sequence ATGCGTAAAATTTCCTGGTTCTTTTTAATACCATTCGTCCTCTTTCCGGCTATGGTTTCGGCACAAAAATCAGCTATATATACCTACGAATTAAAGGATTTTGATAAAGCACTGGCTTTATATAATGACAAACAATACGCTTCTGCCCAGCATATTTTTGAATCTGTGAAAAATCAGGCTGTAACAGAAGAGGTTAAATCAGATTGCGCGTATTATATCGCCAATTGCGCGATAAGAACGAATCAGGCCAATGCAGATGGGTTAATGGAAAAATTTGTTGAAGATTATCCAACAAGTACTAAACAAAACCAGGCTTATATTGAGGTTGCGCATTATTTCTTCGAGCAGGGAGATTATCCAAAAGCCCTGCAATGGTTTGACAGGGTTGACGAAAGTTACATGAGCAAATCTGATCTGGATAAATTTAATTTCCAAAAAGGGTACAGTTATTTCAATGCCAAAAAGAAAAAAGAAGCCACAACATATTTTAATAAAGTCGTGAATTCTCCGGAATTTGGTTCGCAAGCAAAATATTATTTAGGTTTTATGGCTTATGAAGGCGATGATTACAAAGAAGCAACTAAATATTTTGATGAGGTTTCCGGCGAAGAAAAATACAAAGAAAAGCTATCCTATTTTCAGGCTGATATGAATTTTAAATTAGGGAATTTTCAAAAAGCAATCGAGTTGGGACAAGCCGCAATGGCGAAGTCAAATGCACTTGAAAAGTCTGAATTGAATAAAATTATTGGCGAAAGCTATTTCAATTTAAAACAATACGGTAAAGCGATTCCATATCTGGAGCAATACGCAGGACGAAAAGGAAAATGGAATAATACCGATTTCTATCAGTTGGGTTACGCTTATTACGAGCAAAAAGACTACGAAAAAGCGATTTCCCAATTCAATAAAATCATTGAAGGAAAAGATTTTGTAGCGCAAAACGCCTATTATCATTTAGGTTTGGCTTATCTGAATACAGGTAAAAAACAAGAAGCTTTAAACGCATTCAAAAATGCTTCTGAAATGGATTTTAATACTCTAATTCAGGAAGATGCTGCTTTAAATTATGCCAAACTCAGTTATGAAATTGGGAATCAGTACCAAACGGTTCCCGGGATTTTGCTTGATTTCTTAAAAAAATATCCAAACAATTCAAACAGAGCCGAAGTTGAGAAATTATTGGTTGACTCATATATTTCGACTAAAAATTACAAAGAAGCTTTGGTGTTACTGGAGAAAAACAGAACTCCGGAAAATAAATTAGCGTACCAAAAAGTGCTTTTTTACAGAGGTTTAGAATTGTACAACGAGTCGAATTATGCTGAAGCGTTAAAAATGTTCAATGGTGCTGTTAAAGAGCAAAAGAACCCTGAATTTACTGCCCGTGCTACTTTCTGGAAAGCAGAGTCTGAGTATGTAACGGATGATTTTAGAAATGCATTATTGAGTTATAAACAATTCGCAGGTTTAGCTGCTGCAAAAACAACTGACGAATACAAAAACATCAATTATAATATTGGATACACGTATTTTAAACTGAAAGAATACGATCAGGCAGGAAATTCATTTCAGGCTCAGATTGATAATGCTCCCGGTGATAAAGTTCGTCTGAACGATTCGTATTTACGTTTGGGAGATTGCCGATTTGTAACTTCTAAATATGCCCAGGCAATGGAAGCTTACGGAAAAGCAATCAATGCAAAAGGTGTTGATGCGGATTATGCACAGTTTCAAAGAGCAATTTCTTATGGATTCATGTCCAGAAATGACAAGAAAATTGACGAGTTAAATAATTTTCTTCAGATGTATAAGAAATCCGAATATCGTGATGATGTTTTGTTCGAATTGGCAAATACGTATGTGGCTGATAAAAAGAACGATCAGGCTATTAAAACTTACGATCAGCTGATTTCAGAATATAAAAACGGGTCATTTACTTCAAAATCAATTTTAAGACAAGGTTTGATTTATTACAATTCAGATCGCGACGAACAGGCTTTGACAAAATTCAAAAAAGTAGCTGCTGAATTCCCAAAAACTCCTGAGGCTTTGGAAGCAGTTTCTACAGCGAGATTAATTTATGTTGATTCCGGAAAAGTAGATGAATATGCAACATGGGTTCGAACGCTGGATTTTGTTTCAGTTACAGATGCCGAGTTAGACAATGACACTTATGATGCTGCTTTCAAGCAATACAGTCAAAGTAACAACAAACAGGCAATTACAGGATTTACGGGTTATGTGAGTAAATTCCCATCCGGATTACATTCATTAGAGGCTAATTTTTATCTGGCACAGTTGCTTTATTCAGAAGGTTCAGAAACTAAGTCGGTTGCTAATTATCAATATGTAGCAGGACAGCCAAGAAATGAATTTACGGAGCAGTCATTAAATAAACTGGCTCAGATTTTCCTGAAAGCAAAAGATTGTGATAAAGCAATTCCGGTTTTAGTTCGCTTAAGCGAAGAATCAGATACTTCTCAGAATCAGAATTTTGCTCAGGCTAATTTGATGAAATGTTATTATGATAAAAAAGATTATAATAATTCGGTTGTGTATGCTGATAAAGTTTTACAAAATGCAAAAGCAGATGCTAACGTAAAAGCAGATGCACAAATTATCGTGGCAAGGGCAGCAATGCAAAGCGGAGATGAGGATAGAGCAAAAGCGGCTTATGCGAAATTATCAACAACATCAAAAGGAGAATTAGCAGCAGAGGCTTTGTATTATGATGCCTATTTTAAAACAAAAGAAGGCAAATTTGATGCTTCGAATGTATCAGTTCAGAAATTAGCAAAAAACTATTCGGCATACAAATATTATGGAGCGAAGAGTTTAGTTTTAATGGCGAAAAACTTTTACGGATTAAAAGACAGCTATCAGGCAACGTATATTCTGGATAACGTAATCAATAATTTTACAGATTATCCGGATGTGGTTGAAGAAGCTAAAACAGAGCTAAACGCAATCAAATTGGAAGAGTCTAAAACGAATTCGTCTATCAATAAGTAA